CATGCGGTCGCGCGTGATGACGGTGATCGACTGCGGCGTCTCCATCACCGGCGTGTCGGTCTTGGTGGCGGTGGCGCTGCGTTTTGCCACAAAGCCATGGACCGGGCCGGTAGCGGTTTCATCGTCGTTGCTGGCCCGGACCGTGACCGCCGGAAGCTCGGCAGCGGCCGTGGCGGTGGCCGTCGCCGGTGCGGCGGGCGCGGTGGCCTGGCCTGACTGCGCAAATACGCCGCCGGCCTGCAGGCTCAGCACGAGGGTGGTCAGGGAAAGACGGCATGGGGTGACAAGCGCGGAGCGGGCAAAGCGTCGCTTCGCCCGCGGGATGGGGTGCAGAGGCATCACTCAGGGGTCGGAAGGTAGCGATGCCGAAAAACCGGCATCTCAAGGGAAAAATTCTGATTACGAATAGGAATGATTCGTGATTACATCAGAATTGTAGCCTGAATGTGTCAGAAGCGAGACATATGGCCATGGCTTTTCATGGATTTATCCCGCTGAAGTGTCCGATGTCCGACCCCTTCGATTCGGTTGAATCATTTATGCTGTAGCATAAATGATTCAACGCCAGTTCCGGAGTTGCGAAACTATGATCACAAAGCCTGACCTCATCCGCCCCACCCCCGCAGAGGACGCCACCATTGCGCGCGGCATTGCGGAAGACCGCGATGCAGTGTCAGTGCCGACAGAACAGTTCAAGGAGATGCGCTCAGCGCGGGAGGTGCTCGGCAAGGATAAAGCCGATGCACTGGCGAAACGCCGCGGCAGGCCGGCCAAACCCGCCAGCGAACGCAAGGTCAATCAGACGCTACGCATCGATCCCGACGTGCTGGCGGCCTACAAGGCAACCGGCAGCGGCTGGCAAACGCTGATGAACGAGGCGCTGCGAGACTATGCGGCAGCGCGCCGGATGCTGCTGCCCAGACGATAAGCCCGGACGATCTCTTCAATCGTCCTGCAGGCGGCCAAGGAATCGCCTCCCCGCCTCGATCACCCCGCTATCCGGCCGCATCTGATAGCGCACGATCATGCCCTCGATGCACAGCATCGCCTCCGCCGCCACGGCCTGTGGCGCAGGCAGGTCCAGGCGCGCCGCGAGTTCGGCGATGAAGGCCTCCAGCTCGGCCTTATGGGCCGCCGCCTGCTGCTGGGCCTGCGCATCGCCGGCTTCGGCCACCACATTGATGAAGGCGCAGCCGCGGAAGTCGCTGCCGAACCAGTCGGCCAGCGTATCGGCGATCACATCCAGGCGCGGCCGCGCCGCCAGGCGGGCTTCCACGTCCTGGCGGAACCACGCCATCCACTCGTCATGCCGGCGCGCCAGGAACGCCGCGATCAGCGCGTTCTTGGAGGCGAAATGGCGGTAGAGCGACATCTTGGCGACGCCGGATTCGGCAATGATCCGGTCGATGCCGGTGGCGCGGTAGCCCTCCTGGTAGAACAGGCGGGCGGCGGTGTCGAGGATGCGGTCGCGGGCGGAAGGCGTGGCCATGTAATGCAAGCTTGCGTAGCGGGAACAGGAGAAACAGCCCGGGCAGCGCGCCGCCGGGCTGTGTCTCGATACTATGACAGACAGACCTGTCTAGCAAACACCGCAGATTCAGCCTTCAAGCCTGGCGGCCGCATCGCGCAGCGCGGTGCGCAGGCCCTCTTCCACCACCGGGTGGTAGAACGGCATCGTCAGCATCTGC
The sequence above is a segment of the Cupriavidus sp. MP-37 genome. Coding sequences within it:
- a CDS encoding BrnA antitoxin family protein, with amino-acid sequence MITKPDLIRPTPAEDATIARGIAEDRDAVSVPTEQFKEMRSAREVLGKDKADALAKRRGRPAKPASERKVNQTLRIDPDVLAAYKATGSGWQTLMNEALRDYAAARRMLLPRR
- a CDS encoding TetR/AcrR family transcriptional regulator, encoding MATPSARDRILDTAARLFYQEGYRATGIDRIIAESGVAKMSLYRHFASKNALIAAFLARRHDEWMAWFRQDVEARLAARPRLDVIADTLADWFGSDFRGCAFINVVAEAGDAQAQQQAAAHKAELEAFIAELAARLDLPAPQAVAAEAMLCIEGMIVRYQMRPDSGVIEAGRRFLGRLQDD